The Eriocheir sinensis breed Jianghai 21 chromosome 33, ASM2467909v1, whole genome shotgun sequence DNA window ttgctgctgctggtgcacACTTCCAGCTGAAGTATTTCACAATGCTTTCTTCATAACAAatcttgtgttttctttcatattttttagtTAAACCttcaaggattctctctctctctctcgatcacgctgtataagttggtaaataagtttggtgaggtggagagagatgatctcttcttaactgtgaAAACGCAGGagctgagaggacataggaagaaacttaattaataaaagaatctgtttgagtgacttaaaaagtatagttttccacatagtgttaacacatggaacagcttgtgggaagaggtggtggaggtgaacagtgtccaacaaatgaaggaaaggctggataaatgtagatatggagacgggactattagagcttagctcgggcctggtagactacaaataggtaaatacaattgCTAGGTAAATACATCATAATCacggagaaggaaataaaaattgcCCTCAAAGTTTATTAAGAAATTTGGATATTAGgcacaaaatatatttgtatatatgtatatcacTAGAGAGCTTAAGCAGAGCATGTCCAGCAAATTATAATTGCATTATAATACATTTGGATAAGTTAATAGTTAACTGATTAAAATATAAGTAAGGGATCTATCTGGAAAGACAAATATACAACAGAAATAAATATATTATGATATAttcattgtgtatgtgtgtgtgtgtgtgtgtgtgtgtgtgacaaaagaTACACTTAAAAGCCTGAGATAAGAAATTAAACATGACAATCAGAAGAGCaatgaggctgctgctgctgctgccgctgctgtgcCTGCCGTGTGCGGCGTGGAAACAGTGTGACTCTTGGTGGGTGTTGCCGTGCTGTGTCAGGTTGTAGAGTACAAATCCTACATCTCTACTGCCTGACAGGGACTACCTGGCTAGCTCCTGTGCTCTGGGGCTAAGACACAGTCATACACTAGTTTGCAGCACTTAGGGAATGTTTGCCAATCCTCACACTCTTCCAATTAGTACTTACATTAAGACAACCTATACTCTGGAAAACTGAGCTGAGGTATAAAAATAAATTGGTATTATCAAAATATATCTTGATTACTGAATCTTACTTTGACAATATTTAATTTTTATGCCTTGGCTCAATTTTCCAGAGGAGCTTAATTCCAGACATGAGTACTAGTTCGAATGGCGAGTACGAATTGGTAAACGTCTTATAAAGGGAACTCTCTTCGCAGGAGGGAAAGTCACTAATCCTGTAATGAAGCTACACGGCCAGGAGACTGTAATAAGCTGGTATTTACTAATGCTTGGAGACATTAATAAGTAGAATACACGTTAGTAAAATGGCACGACAGACATCTACACTGTAGCTCTCAAAATTGCACTAAATATAGGGAAATACTTCTAAATATGTATTCACAAATCATACAATTGATGAAAATTACTAATGATTGATTCTTACAGTACCTTCTGGCCTATTACCCACTACTTTTCACAGTAACACGGAAAATGTAACGTATGATTATGAAACATGTTGAGACAATGTAAAATGAGGTTGAAGCTAACTGGAAAATCTATAAAAGGGGGGAAAAGGACAAATTAGTAGTTCCCCAAACACATCACAAAGGAGGAGCAGAATAAAAACATAAATACCAATCCATACAGGATCAACACTTGCATTTGAAATGTGATGATAAACAAACACAGTCAGCAAACAAAGGAGACCCTAAAAATTCTGTAACATCTGTAAACTCCCATTAAACTGCATGATATATAAAGTCCCATTAACCCTGCAACATCTAGAGACATCAGCAATGCTTTAAGTTCACTACATGCTTGAGTAAGTGGCTTTACAGAGTTCACTTGTGAATAACACTTACAATAATGCAATAAGTTCACAATACACTTTCACTTTTAAAGGCCAAAGGCAATCTTGAGTAGTAGGCAACTTTATAAAGGCTACTACACATTAGGGATTCCTAGCTTGAATAGGCTACACATTAGGCATTCCTAGCTCTGTAAAGGCTGTGTTGGGGGCTCCTTGCTAAAACATAAGTCTTACACAAGAACTAAAGTGCCTGACTTGTTTCTTCTCTAAATTTTCAAAATCCATGCTAAAGTTTCATCAAGCAAAGTTGTTCCTAGTCATACGAATATTATCCAATCTGGTTTCCCTTTATAAGAGCAAAATTTATACTTATCCTAAATTCTGGTAACTGTACaaaaatttttttgtttttttgctttggttGAAATGTGCCACCAGGACCTGGCATGACTACACTCACATCGATGTGCTAGGGTATTTAAGTACAAGGAACCTAAGAATCGAAATGACTTCTGACTTGCTGACATGGTAACTAAACCATCACTTGTGCATCACTCTCATTCACTCgttagtttattattttttacaaataAAACATACATATGCCTGATGTTAGCTGCAACCAAATACATCATTACATATcctataaaaaatacaaaacctgACAAACTACTGCTACACTGAGCAACCCTTGTGGTATGTACACACAGACTTGCCTCACAAGCCATCCAGGCTACTCCCATGAGCTCTTTGGCAGGAAACATAACAGATCTGGTTGCTTTGGAAATAATAACCTTCAATCGGTGCTGTAAATATTGTCTTGTGCTTGAGTGCCACAGAGAGTATGTTTGCCAATGTATATACACCTTCCCAATTACTGCTCATATTATGTATGAAGATAGTCGGGAAAACTCATGAGATATAAACTTGAAATACCATCAAAACAAAAATCATTATTCTGACAATACTTCATTTTCATACTTCTGCTTGATTTTCCAGATCAGCTTATTTTCTGATATGAGTACTAATTGGAATGGTCCTTGCAAATTGGCAACACACCCTTATGAGAGTTTGCAGCACAGGATGGGTGGACGACACACCCGCCCCCACCAGACACACGGGTGCTGGCTTGTGGCTTAGCCTGAATGCTTCCTCAGGcaggaccaaaacaaacaaccttGCACACACATGTTCTTTTGGGGTAATGAATCAGCAATTTAAATCAATAATTCATCTGCAACACTGATGCACAAAGGCTTCACTCTGAACATGGTATTAATCCTTTCCATCTCATGAAAACAACCACAGTAAGAGTCCTTTATCACATGAAGCCACTTCCTAAGGTCTCTTCAGACACCAGTTTTTTTGAAAAATATACTGCTGATGAACACCAAGCCTTCCCATACAAATATATGAATTTGAAATAACTGAATTTTACACTACAGCATAATTATCATTTGGCTGGATGTAGGACAAGACAACACTACTGCTAGCCTTATGACAGgatgaaaatttgtataatttttcaatcaCTTATAACAATATCCTGAACAAAATCAGGAACACATCTAATCTCTTAATCATATAATGATTATACCTTTTGGATTTTCTTCTGACACAGCTCCCCATTTCAATGGCAGCTAACATGGTTGCTCATCAATCAGGCAGCTCTTAAAGCTTACAGAATACTATCCACTACCCCATCAACTGGCATCACCATTCTCCCATgcacacacaacacaaggaaCCACACATCAACCTAAACATTAGTAGCAGGAGCACTTTGGTCTGAGGTGGAATGGCTGTGCTTCTGGAGGGAGCCACTGCCGTCACCCGAGGGAACAGTGACCGTGCCATCCACCGTCACCACCGTTGGGGAGCCGCGGGTGTAcacctcatcctcgtcctccacaACTGGTTCCTCCTCTGAGCCAGGCTGAGGGGCCGGAATGTTGATCTCTGCATTGACTGTTCGTACCTGGAGCAACAAACATGGCCAGTAGTTAGCTTGGCACCGGGATAAAGGAGTATCAGTGATTTTTGTGACTCTGAAGTGATAAATAATCACTGCCATAAATGCACAGTGAGTGAAACATTATAGCCACCACCTGATTAGTAGCAGAAGAGCCAAGAGAAAATACAGCAAATGTGATTATAATTTTCAGTTTATGAATGTGACCACAGACTATTTTGTTATAGTATTCTGCTATCCATTGTGAATATTGCTGAATGGATAAAATCAACAAGTATTACACACAGCAGCAAGTAGAGGATGAAATGTTAAGAAGCACTGTTAAGTATATTTACAATAATAGTATTTTGTAAAATTTAGGCTAATATAAAATTAGTTGATGGAAAGCAATAGCTGGGAAGTTGTATGTTAAGCCATAtataacatataaaacaattgtATTCAGTGAATTTCTAGCTGAATAAAGTTCATGAAAATTACATAAAGCCACAGCTAAGAAGTGATTCCATGCACTTCCCTGTTTAGCCTGGCAAAGGACGTGATAGATATGAAAGATCTATATCGTCATTATCAAAGCATTCTTACCAAATGAACTCTTTTCTCATATCATGCATCTAGCCTAAAGGTAAGTTTACATATAACCAAGTATCGCATAACTTTTACCTCATGACACTACCTAATGGATTACAATGGATAATAGCCATTTATTGCATAGAGCTTAGACCTTACTATATGCTTGCAGGAGACTATGTaatggaggaacaagaggaaatgtATACAGATAAAAAGGCAAATGGCAAAACAGATGGGACAAAACACAAATCTGAGCATTCAGTTCACAACACTCACACATGAGCAAGGCATGTGACCCCTGAAAGAGACCCCAAAATTAACAACTCCTTAAGACAAAGAAATGCAGTATAGATGAATCTGTCCTATTGTTTATGGAACTGATTCTCCCATGCAGGGAACTGTAAGGTACAGTCACACACCATTCATGGCGGCATCAATTTTGCAACTGCCGCACATCCTTCCAAGCACATGGCCACAACGTACACAGTCACACACCATTCATACAAGACTTAACAACAATGTACAGCTGACACACACGGAGGAATCACCAGAGCACAGAGGAGAGAGCAATGACTTTCTCTCAGCAATTatcaagggaagaggggagatcaGGGCAAAAACGGTGAAAAAGTTCATTCACGAGGATCATTCAAGGACACCCAGAGGATAAGGGTTGACTGTTAGTGACTGAGATACCAAACAAAACATCACCAGCATTTTGGCAAGCATTTGTAAAGCAGAGGAAATTTGTTTACCCAAAGTACATACAGCATCGAGAATCCATTATAGGCATACAACACCATTTTGGAGGTTGAAATGGATCCATGAATGTACTAAAATTTGTGAAAGTAATGTGTTCTCAAGCAGAGTTATTATTGACTTAagtcatatttcttttcttatgaATTAAAAACAATTATTATTCATAATAATGAATTCAGTCTCATCTTGAAAGCTTTTCTAGAGTAACTCATAAATGAAGTACATACTAGGAAAATGGCTTATTCTATCATATTCTTGCTAGTTTGACAAAATTTATACTATATCTAATGTAATACTGTAAATCTCACTCCACATAATTCACCTTCTGCACAAGTTGCCATTCCCCAACAAATCTAGACTAAAAACATTATCCACCAATGTATCCTTGGTGTAGGCACAAGGATATGGTGGTGAGAAAGACAGTTTTCAGTCATATCCTGCAGGAGCAGCACAAGCAAGCAAAAATGTGAATTATGTAGAGAGGAGAATACTTGATACCATGAGTGACAGCACTACTAAGCACCCAGCAAGCTGCCCAAATTTCAGCCCCACAGCCCAAGGGTGGACCTGGGTGGCACCGCAGCACAGAGCCGAGAGAATAAGCCAAGCCACACACACTACCTCTCACCCCACCTCCAGGTATTACCTTCTCAACAATTTTTAAGAAGTCTCTAAACTAGGTCACCAAGGGGctggaaaaaaaatcttaattaAGCGTGGGATCTTCCTCTGTTAATCATTAGTAGAGCACTAATGAAAAgttgaaaactgaaaaaaaatggcATTCCTCAAtcaataaaacacaaaaatatcCTTTTCCCTATAATACTATAACCCAGTACTGAATACAGGTTGGGTCTGTACCCATTCACACAGCCAGACATGCACTGTAGCTAGAGGCAAGCCCCTCCACCTTCACACACTCCAAAAATACACTGCAGCTCCAGGCAGGAAATTTAAGTGTTACCCAGAGAAATGAAAATTAACTCTTGCACTGCAAGcaagtgtgtgtgcctgtgttatGTAATACAAACTTGTAAATTGCTTGGTTGTTCATCTTGTTCCTCTCCCTGTTGTTGTTCATTCTGTTCATCACCTTGCTGATGCTGTTGTTCTTCAAGCTCATGTTCCTGTGGTTCTTGTGTAGGTTGTTCCTGGCTCGAGGCCTTGGTAGGATCAGCCTGGCCATGTGGCAGCAGCAATGTGGTTGTTAGTGTTTGTTAGTGCTGGTGTTAAGTGTTGTTGTTCTAGGGCTCTCTGATGTGCACTTAGTAAAATATATTTTTCACATTCTCTGCAGTGATAACCATAAATTAGGATTGTATTAAAACACTATGCTATAGAATTGGATGATCAGGTACTTTAGTGTGTGAGTGACATTTAATCAAACGTGTGCTAATTTTGACAAGTATTTCACAGTCCTGACTTTCAGGTTTACTGACAACTCTAAGCTCtcaatatataaaatgcaaataaTTTTTGCTGTTATCATAATTTTCTTCATTATGATCGTTTTTACTATGTGCACTTGTGATTAGTCTTGTATGTGAACTCAATGCACATAACTGCATGCTTACTGGTCCTCATACTGCATGTCTGACACTGGTGTTGCATGCTGGACCCATTCGTTCAACTAAAGGTGAGCATAGCATGTCCTGTTTCTGTGTTAACTGTCTAAGCTATAAAGTGTTGGGAGGAAACACTGCACTACACATGAGGACCACAGCTACCCATTGGTGCATGATGGGGATGCTTGCTTACAGAAAATGAACAAATAAGAAGCAACTGAGGAGACTTAGACATCACCACCCTAAACACTAACTTTTACATGATATCTACAGCAAGACATGGCTGCCACTGATGGTTGTTACCATAATGATGCCATATGTGAGATAATTCAATAAAACACATAAATTTATGGGATTTGCCCACATGCACTCACAgtcacacacccaaacacactcaCTCAAATATGTTTTATGGATGGAAATGTGatcttaaaataaaataaaaaggaggggtTATAATCATGATCAGTGATAATATGTTACTGGCCCTCCTAACAACTTTTTTTTCCCAATAATACAAAGTGAACTTCCACATTTCCtgtcctattttttccttccccccaAAACTACTCTGCCCTTCACACCTCTTAATAATGTTCTATCTTTGTGGTCTAGACAGAAGTTGATGTCATGTTTATGCCTCCAGAATCATGATGAGACAGTATGTGAAATCAATGCCAAATCTAAATGATCAAACCCTTTTTGCCCATACACAGAGTAACAATCTACAATAATGATGCTCAGAAAAGCATGGTAATCATAACTGTGGAATCATTGCCATAACTGCATCTGCCTGCATGACCTTCACAGTTCCCTCAGGCTCACCATCACCATGGCAACCAAAGATAAAATTAAGTGAGTGACACAAATGACACATCCCACACTTATTAGGGACACACCATTCACGAGGAGAGCAGCAAGACACCTCAGAAACTGGATTAAATCACTCATTAAAGGTGGGATTCTTGTTTTAGTTCAGCCTTTGCACTGTTTCCTCTACCAcagaaaaataaatcaacataCTTTGccttttcttaaacatttccttcATCTAGCTCTTGGTGTGTCTCCCTGATCATAAAGAAGTAGCACCCTTACCTTAGGCTGGGAGTAGTCCTGGTACAGAGAGGCAGTCCCCCTCACTGGCACCTCCGTCCCTAAAAAGCTCCCCACATCGTCATCCAGCGGCCTCGTTCCGTAGCTACGTGGAGGCTGGCTACTCCCGATGAAGGAATAGCTGGACTCCACCCCTGAGGGAGCATCGCGCAACACAGATGGAACAAACTGGCAGGCCACCTCAGTCGGGGAAGTGTCAGGGTCCAGTCCATCTTCACTCACTGACGACACTTCTCCGTTGGGTTGGTCGCTGCTAAACTCCTGCTAGGATCAGTAATAGTTGAGCAtcaggaagagagatgaggaggaatcTATATAAATGGAGTGTGTAAAGTTTGCTGAATCATCTGTCTTTACCTTGCCTGCAAATAAGGGCACCAAAAATACCACAAAACTCCTGCCAGGATATGTAATAGTTGAGCaccagaaagaaagataaggaggaatttATATAACTGGAATGTGTGGTTTGCTGAATCATCTATTTTACCTCAACTTCAAATGGGTGCCCTTAAAATAGgtgaacaccagaaaaaaaagacagtgaAGACATGATATCACTGAAATGTGTGAGGTATACTGAATCATCTTACAAAATGTCTCGAGTCACTCTTTCCTAGGCAAACCCAACAGTGCAGAGGTGACAACACTTAAATATTTGAGGTGTACTGAATCACATCATTTTAGTTCATATTAAAATTATTGccactttttcttcatcataCCTTATACTCCACAGGACTGAGGTCCTTGAACCAGTGGAAGGTGTTGTGGGTGACAAACACGAGGCAGGTGATGATCAGGAGTATGATACTGTATATGGTGAGGTCCTTCTTCAGGCCTTGTCGCagtatggaaaagaagaggagactcAACTGCAGACACACAATGGACACTATCACGAAGTTGATGGCCGTGGTGTGAATCTTTTTGCTGATAACTGATCTTCCATAAGCAAAGTAGATGTTGTATTTGTCCACAAGGTGCTTGAATACCATATACAGTGTCCCTGTTGGAATTAAGAATATTTAATAAAGGGAAAATATCTAAGTGTGTACTCACCCTTCATTCAGTTTGTCTACCAAAACAAATACTGACCAAAGGAAAAAAGATatcatgaaaaaagaaaaaagaaaaaggaaaatacctCAGGGGTGTCCATCATGCCTAACCTGCTACAAGACAATACACAGTTttctaaaagacaaaaaaatgataaatactgACGAAGGAAAAAATTCATCTTTGACACCTGCTCCTATGAGCTCCCACCAgaggatggccacagcagaagagtttccatctctatccagacactccctacttgcctgctcaaagtttctcaaggatcttttgccactctccctgacatactcctgcaccctatctctccatttcactacaggtcgtcctctaacatttcctccctctatctcactcacatacaccctccttgTCATCTTACTTtcttccattcgctccatgtggccaaaccactttaaagtctgtcgcttcacttcttccaccactccacacttcttcccttcacccacgtgacacattccaaaatggtctcacacactttcattactcattccatccattctactcacaccacaagcactcctcaaataactcatttccactgcctgcactctagacctctgactttcattccaggcccatgttttgcttgcatatgtgagggttggtactattactgtatttctcaaatccctctttacctccatgatcacacttctgccattcatgatatgtcccaaagaccctaccacctttcttccttgcaatgccctttctactgtctctccttctgtaccaccatgcttacacataactgatccaaggcacttaaactcattaacctcctccatttcttcaccattcaaaataatttttcattctttttcacattcaattcccactctatatgggcatacaaaatccacaacctcacttctactccgctcacaaatcatcactttacttttgttgacatttactttcagctttcttcttttacatacaccatcaaaaacactgaccaaattttgtaagtcactttcattttctgcaatgagcactgtgtcatcagcaaataagattgaattcagcacccacttccttccctcagcgtacattttcaCTCCAACtttcccaactttgcccttcctttctctcataatACCATCCATATATAAATATCATATAAAtatcacttgtttctccactaattttgacacatgcggatgcatcctcatagaaagactattgcattaagcagttttcctcccacagcATATATCTTTAAAGcatcccacaatgccagccaaggaaaaaaaacaaagaaaaaaagagataaaaaaatcttactgaaagaaaaaaaaacatttacatCCCTGCCCAGCTTCAATAACATAGTATATTTTATACAGGTCATGGAGTAGTAAAATGGGATGCCTATACCCACCAAAGGGAGTGATGAGAGGGCAGGAAACCGAGTAGATGATGGTCATGGCGAAGATCAGCATCATCCAGGCATACTGCACACCGAAGGGAAACTCGTAGAGGATGGCCTGCCTCACGCTGGCCGTCTCTGCCTGGGAACTGTTGGGGGAAAGATGCTCAGGTGGATGCAATGAAAGCCATGTGGAGGTTAATGATTAATCCCTCATGAAGCTATAATATTAGAACACACATACCCTATTGGACAGCTTACAAGACGTATTTTTCCCCAAAAAAATCCCCgaaaatcaccctgcgtcttataaggttaaggttcagctttgggttactggctagtgaagttttagtgcagcAATGGCACTTAAATTAAACTGCAAACCTCTCCACAAACGTAAACAAGGTGGCAATCACTTTTACAGCAACAATGGCAACTCTTTTCTAAAGTAACAGTGAATAACAGTGGTACTTACCACTACTTCATATAAAATGACACCAGtcgggaagaaaattaagtgacgtaatgcttgtacctaaacaaactagtggacGGTTGTACACCAAACCTGACAACATACGCAAGACACGCTACGTTTCCCAAGTAGACAGGGACCATTGAGGTAAGACAGACCTTcttcataaaactgtttaactttgtttgatagataaacacaaacaatatatggatAATACTTACGAAATATTGAGAAGATAGGTTATTATTCGatatttacaagtgcctgtttctccattttgcgcttatcttttaacattcttGCTTTACATACCTGTTCAACAGACATTAAACcacattcaagtttgaaatttcacacttccttaTGTTTTGAAAATGTACTAGAATATTACAGCAACTGGACTTAGGATGTAGAATAATATTAAAGAAATATGAtgtacaaactttatacccgttacctCTCTGAATGTCACtgtctccgccatgtttgtttatatttcaaaCCAGTACTCTCAAGTCTCTAAGAAGGACCAATTCTGGTAGGTCCCAGCAAATAATAAGGGTTTTAAATGTAAAGCATTGGGATTTGATAAGGATATGAATACATGTGAAACTTTAATGACCTGACGAATGTTGGGCAAAAATCTTCACCTGACACCCGTGGTTCAAACCCGTTTATTATACTTTTTTCAAATGCCAGCCGAAATGGGGGGGGGGTCTTATAAGCTGTCAAAAATGGTAATTCAGAATACATGTCcaaccctcttgatctccaggtCAGACAACACCCTTACATAAGTAGCTTTAATTCTACTCGACAACTCCAAAATACATGACATTCCTGGTTTCTGAATGGAACAAATAAATCCTTGAAGAATATTTATCAGTAAAGTGAAGAGAAACTGTGGAGGCAttaggaaggaagagcaaggaccTACAGGGACACCTCAAGCTACAGGATGCCCCACAAAAACACAGTTAATTTAGACAAGCTGTGAAGGAGGGGTGCCAAGTGACTTACCGGGAGAGCCCAAGTCGCAGGATGTACATGAAGAGTTCAGGGAAACGAATCAGCTCCAAGGAGGTGCCGATGAAGGCCGAGGTGATGACGTAGTTGATGAAGAAGGCACCGTTGTCTGGCAGAAAGATACACTCCCAGCGGAAGGTCTCGTTCTGGGGCCTCAACACAACCTCCGCAAAACCCTTGGCACTAAGGATGGAAGAAAACCAAATAAACACACATTATCACACACAAATCCACAAACACGTACAGTTCCATTTCAGTCACAAGCATGAAACATCAAATTTCTCTGTTTATATAATAATGAAGAATAATCAGCATGAGCCAAAATAAAAAAGACTCATAATTTAGAAGTGACTGAGAAATGCTCCTGCTGCCCAACCTTGTGAGGCCAAGAGAGGGCAAGATGATGaccatgaagaggagaaaaatgaaggtctTCCTCATGATGGAGTGGTTCTGAACCGAGCGAGTCCAGTGAGACATGAATTGGTCTGAATACGACACGATGACAGGCATGAGGGCGGCCATGACCCAGAGCAACAGGGTGGGGAAAAACTCCGACAGTAGAGGGCTCTGAaatgataagagaagaaaaagtaatctTCACAATTTATGACAAGGTTGGGTAGCATTCTGAGAGTAATAGGGTcagaaacaataaaagaatagAGTAAACCTCCTTATGATCAACAGTAACAGGGTGGAAAAAGCTCAGACAGTAATAGGCTCTGAAATGATACAAGGAGAGAGAAATCTTCCTCACAATTCATTACAAGGTGTGGTAGCATTCTGACAGTAATAGGCTcaaaaacaacagaagaaaacagaGTAACCCTCCTCAGTGATCCACAGTAACAGGGTGGGGAAAAGTTATGACAGTTCCTAATGGGCTCCGatatgacaaaagaaaagaaagactcaAAGTGGGGAAACATTCTGACAGTAACAGACTTGAACACATTACAGGAAAAGAGCTCAGTGATCCTTAGTTGCAGGGTGGGGGAAAGCTCTTGACAATAAGGGGcacgaaaataataaaagaaaagattaacCCTCCTCATTTATCCTCAGAAGCAGTGGGGAATAGCTCTTAACTGGCTTGCaaacaataatagaaaagagCAACCCTCCTCAGCGATTCACAGTAACAAGGTGGGGGGAATGCCGGTCCTTGATGGGAAGTCATAACTATTGCCTTTGacagactcactcactcaaatCATCTCATCTAAAGTATTACACATCTaaatacacaacacaaacacaaagctCAAGGTCTCACCATGTTGTAAAGCTGTCCTTGAATGGGGAGTAGGTCAAGACTGTTGATTATGACAGCCGGtgtggtgaggaagaagaggatcaagAAGAGGATTATATTGATGATCACCGCCTTCAGCCACCAGTGACGGTTAGTGACAGACAGATTTCCCCTGCAAAGTAAGAGTCATTAGCTGTAGCACATCATCCAAATTTCAAAATTTTCCATCTAT harbors:
- the LOC127006731 gene encoding calcium permeable stress-gated cation channel 1-like isoform X6, whose protein sequence is MIDFLMVTPMASSIPYTTFAPNESESGVTEPAWDTLLLEPEKHSCNQYVTQNKTSWLHTGYEGIPENLLINFLAWLLLLSLFTVLRKKAWNYGRLALVQKYESRIKNLGFSQYNVWTQLFYGQESDTGKMAAEVDSVSSMEFNLHLDKGYFSWIPALFKIRDEQILAKSGRDAVQYLSFQRHIVVYLMIVCVISITIVLPINFQGTLEGGPKEFGHTTMANLNPQSRLMWVHVTLAFLFLPLGILFTRRFSKKLDLKEVTTSASRTLMITRVPRRSCHKDTILKHFQEAYPDVEVQDVQFAYDIKSLIEFDKEREVARNARMYCEAYLKETNRRLDMRPYKCGVICGCCDIFGCPTVDAIEFYSEEENRLAGEVENEKVKALQRPTGVAFLTFDSIENANKVLRDHRNKCDCFRNIPASSVSSDLKPYNWFIRVAPSPEDIYWGNLSVTNRHWWLKAVIINIILFLILFFLTTPAVIINSLDLLPIQGQLYNMSPLLSEFFPTLLLWVMAALMPVIVSYSDQFMSHWTRSVQNHSIMRKTFIFLLFMVIILPSLGLTSAKGFAEVVLRPQNETFRWECIFLPDNGAFFINYVITSAFIGTSLELIRFPELFMYILRLGLSRSQAETASVRQAILYEFPFGVQYAWMMLIFAMTIIYSVSCPLITPFGTLYMVFKHLVDKYNIYFAYGRSVISKKIHTTAINFVIVSIVCLQLSLLFFSILRQGLKKDLTIYSIILLIITCLVFVTHNTFHWFKDLSPVEYKEFSSDQPNGEVSSVSEDGLDPDTSPTEVACQFVPSVLRDAPSGVESSYSFIGSSQPPRSYGTRPLDDDVGSFLGTEVPVRGTASLYQDYSQPKVRTVNAEINIPAPQPGSEEEPVVEDEDEVYTRGSPTVVTVDGTVTVPSGDGSGSLQKHSHSTSDQSAPATNV
- the LOC127006731 gene encoding calcium permeable stress-gated cation channel 1-like isoform X5, whose protein sequence is MIDFLMVTPMASSIPYTTFAPNESESGVTEPAWDTLLLEPEKHSCNQYVTQNKTSWLHTGYEGIPENLLINFLAWLLLLSLFTVLRKKAWNYGRLALVQKYESRIKNLGFSQYNVWTQLFYGQESDTGKMAAEVDSVSSMEFNLHLDKGYFSWIPALFKIRDEQILAKSGRDAVQYLSFQRHIVVYLMIVCVISITIVLPINFQGTLEGGPKEFGHTTMANLNPQSRLMWVHVTLAFLFLPLGILFTRRFSKKLDLKEVTTSASRTLMITRVPRRSCHKDTILKHFQEAYPDVEVQDVQFAYDIKSLIEFDKEREVARNARMYCEAYLKETNRRLDMRPYKCGVICGCCDIFGCPTVDAIEFYSEEENRLAGEVENEKVKALQRPTGVAFLTFDSIENANKVLRDHRNKCDCFRNIPASSVSSDLKPYNWFIRVAPSPEDIYWGNLSVTNRHWWLKAVIINIILFLILFFLTTPAVIINSLDLLPIQGQLYNMSPLLSEFFPTLLLWVMAALMPVIVSYSDQFMSHWTRSVQNHSIMRKTFIFLLFMVIILPSLGLTSAKGFAEVVLRPQNETFRWECIFLPDNGAFFINYVITSAFIGTSLELIRFPELFMYILRLGLSRSQAETASVRQAILYEFPFGVQYAWMMLIFAMTIIYSVSCPLITPFGTLYMVFKHLVDKYNIYFAYGRSVISKKIHTTAINFVIVSIVCLQLSLLFFSILRQGLKKDLTIYSIILLIITCLVFVTHNTFHWFKDLSPVEYKQEFSSDQPNGEVSSVSEDGLDPDTSPTEVACQFVPSVLRDAPSGVESSYSFIGSSQPPRSYGTRPLDDDVGSFLGTEVPVRGTASLYQDYSQPKVRTVNAEINIPAPQPGSEEEPVVEDEDEVYTRGSPTVVTVDGTVTVPSGDGSGSLQKHSHSTSDQSAPATNV